The Miscanthus floridulus cultivar M001 chromosome 7, ASM1932011v1, whole genome shotgun sequence genome includes a region encoding these proteins:
- the LOC136467307 gene encoding uncharacterized protein isoform X6 codes for MDELVSAALEEVCARLAPGIPVVDLWPALRGALDATGLPLGPSVKRALWARILALRVVSLVEGGGDGVPVSAGDPAEKDFEEAERRGMRLVASAGIRDNFLGLYERRFAKSEFSAAQKATLECVAASRTSGVAQSELFKKFKMKGNNFYFIAKSLESQRLIVRQSTIIKLKDHGAEREDASQNKHVINTNSLYLSRYAKDLNMTSQQRIEITKPELLGSNEETNVDAFQEDGTFDVNSKNDISIHDYLPAMKAICDKLEEASGKALVVSDIKVDLDYRMAYGHRAWRNVLHRLRDAQLVETFDAEVDDKVVRCLRLLKIFDPNEFQPKSIASNFKFVKKGQATDQILELPLENCIYDMISAQGTKGITLVEIGKRLGLNNSKKLHKRVSSMLKKFDLTWEAEVPDKTSQYRIWTSKNFSLYKAGTALQTFEALSEDSDDCSDLWSLVPSKGLDTLESSSSHGKLLLLEEENHDEPVGHHIQNNLDASAVVSQLVEEDKVALGQRRRCRCCPLTSDDQRHRRILHMLKVASQVFVKLGKTLSEIPTKEYNQLMDTHAYGRLSRLVNILDKVKLVQFAKEFLEDAGVPSNAMFTHSMELRPYIEEPIPKILPSSQLNNHRKIRHDFVLSKHEFVDSYWETLECCYLTAGLADPLSAFPGSSVPEVSHPRSWSTLVMTTEQQLELQQRIMNVSEKGKIPFKDSVRIARELNLSVEQELTLPFNVLSGQYQ; via the exons ATGGATGAGCTCGTGTCGGCGGCGCTGGAGGAGGTGTGCGCGCGCCTCGCGCCGGGGATCCCCGTCGTGGACCTATGGCCGGCGCTCCGCGGCGCGCTCGATGCCACGGGCCTCCCGCTAGGTCCATCAGTCAAGCGCGCCCTGTGGGCTCGCATCCTTGCGCTCCGCGTCGTCAGCCTCGTGGAGGGGGGCGGGGACGGGGTGCCCGTCTCTGCCGGCGACCCCGCGGAGAAGGACTTCGAGGAGGCCGAGCGGCGGGGCATGCGGCTCGTGGCGAGCGCGGGGATCAGGGACAACTTCCTGGGGTTATACGAGCGCAGATTCGCGAAATCAGAGTTCAGTGCCGCCCAGAAGGCGACATTGGAATGTGTTGCGGCAAGCAG GACTTCTGGGGTAGCGCAGAGTGAACTTTTCAAAAAATTTAAAATGAAAGGAAATAATTTCTATTTTATTGCAAAGAGTCTTGAATCACAGCGGCTAATAGTTAGACAATCAACTATAATAAAGTTGAAAGACCACGGAGCTGAGAGGGAAGATGCCTCACAGAATAAACATGTTATCAATACCAATTCACTATATCTCTCCCGATATGCCAAGGACTTGAACATGACTTCACAGCAAAGAATTGAGATTACAAAGCCTGAACTACTTGGGAGCAATGAAGAGACCAATGTAGATGCTTTCCAAGAAGATGGAACTTTTGATGTTAACTCCAAGAATGATATATCTATTCATGATTATCTTCCAGCAATGAAAGCCATATGTGATAAACTTGAAGAAGCAAGCGGAAAG GCTCTTGTTGTGTCAGATATAAAAGTCGATCTCGACTACAGGATGGCATATGGGCACAGAGCATGGAGAAAC GTATTGCATAGGCTAAGAGATGCACAACTTGTTGAGACATTTGATGCCGAAGTTGATGATAAG GTTGTCCGCTGTTTGCGTCTGCTGAAAATTTTTGATCCAAATGAGTTTCAGCCAAAAAGTATAGcctcaaattttaaatttgtcaAAAAAGGTCAGGCAACTGATCAAATTTTGGAACTTCCATTAGAGAACTGTATATATGATATGATCAGTGCCCAAGGGACAAAAGGTATTACACTTGTTGAG ATTGGCAAACGTCTTGGACTCAACAATTCGAAAAAACTTCATAAACGAGTATCATCCATGCTAAAAAAATTCGACCTAACATGGGAAGCAGAAGTTCCAGACAAGACATCACAGTACCGAATTTGGACTTCAAAAAACTTCTCACTCTACAAAGCTGGTACTGCTCTGCAAACTTTTGAGGCACTATCAGAAGACTCTGATGATTGTTCGGATTTGTGGTCCCTAGTTCCATCTAAAGGTTTGGATACTTTGGAATCATCTAGTTCACATGGAAAACTACTCTTGCTTGAAGAAGAGAACCATGACGAACCAGTTGGACATCATATCCAGAACAACCTTGATGCTTCTGCTGTAGTTTCTCAGTTAGTTGAAGAAG ATAAAGTTGCTTTGGGTCAGAGGAGGAGGTGTCGGTGCTGTCCATTAACTTCTGATGATCAACGCCATAGAAGGATTCTACACATGTTAAAGGTTGCTTCCCAAGTATTTGTCAA GCTTGGAAAAACACTTTCAGAAATACCTACCAAGGAATACAATCAGCTCATGGATACTCATGCCTATGGTCGACTCTCACGTTTAGTAAATATTTTGGACAAGGTCAAG CTGGTTCAGTTTGCAAAAGAATTCTTAGAAGATGCTGGTGTACCGTCAAATGCCATGTTTACACATTCGATGGAGCTCAGGCCTTACATTGAAGAACCTATACCTAAAATTCTTCCATCTTCCCAACTGAACAATCATCGGAAAATTCGGCATGATTTTGTACTTTCAAAGCACGAGTTTGTTGATTCATATTGGGAAACACTAGAGTGCTGTTATTTAACAGCTGGCTTGGCTGACCCGTTGAGTGCCTTCCCTGGCAGTTCTGTCCCTGAG GTTTCGCATCCTCGTTCATGGAGTACACTAGTCATGACTACTGAGCAACAACTGGAATTGCAACAGCGTATTATGAATGTCAGTGAGAAGGGGAAAATTCCTTTTAAAGACTCTGTTAGAATAGCAAGAGAATTGAATCTCTCTGTAGAGCAG
- the LOC136467307 gene encoding uncharacterized protein isoform X1 yields the protein MDELVSAALEEVCARLAPGIPVVDLWPALRGALDATGLPLGPSVKRALWARILALRVVSLVEGGGDGVPVSAGDPAEKDFEEAERRGMRLVASAGIRDNFLGLYERRFAKSEFSAAQKATLECVAASRTSGVAQSELFKKFKMKGNNFYFIAKSLESQRLIVRQSTIIKLKDHGAEREDASQNKHVINTNSLYLSRYAKDLNMTSQQRIEITKPELLGSNEETNVDAFQEDGTFDVNSKNDISIHDYLPAMKAICDKLEEASGKALVVSDIKVDLDYRMAYGHRAWRNVLHRLRDAQLVETFDAEVDDKVVRCLRLLKIFDPNEFQPKSIASNFKFVKKGQATDQILELPLENCIYDMISAQGTKGITLVEIGKRLGLNNSKKLHKRVSSMLKKFDLTWEAEVPDKTSQYRIWTSKNFSLYKAGTALQTFEALSEDSDDCSDLWSLVPSKGLDTLESSSSHGKLLLLEEENHDEPVGHHIQNNLDASAVVSQLVEEDKVALGQRRRCRCCPLTSDDQRHRRILHMLKVASQVFVKLGKTLSEIPTKEYNQLMDTHAYGRLSRLVNILDKVKLVQFAKEFLEDAGVPSNAMFTHSMELRPYIEEPIPKILPSSQLNNHRKIRHDFVLSKHEFVDSYWETLECCYLTAGLADPLSAFPGSSVPEVSHPRSWSTLVMTTEQQLELQQRIMNVSEKGKIPFKDSVRIARELNLSVEQSDPLHPGIMAFISAGGYMSNATDLFSSWTNASKIEDKCKQDRQADWLNDEAWRCRPCHLHPQMTEGYCMSRPLPP from the exons ATGGATGAGCTCGTGTCGGCGGCGCTGGAGGAGGTGTGCGCGCGCCTCGCGCCGGGGATCCCCGTCGTGGACCTATGGCCGGCGCTCCGCGGCGCGCTCGATGCCACGGGCCTCCCGCTAGGTCCATCAGTCAAGCGCGCCCTGTGGGCTCGCATCCTTGCGCTCCGCGTCGTCAGCCTCGTGGAGGGGGGCGGGGACGGGGTGCCCGTCTCTGCCGGCGACCCCGCGGAGAAGGACTTCGAGGAGGCCGAGCGGCGGGGCATGCGGCTCGTGGCGAGCGCGGGGATCAGGGACAACTTCCTGGGGTTATACGAGCGCAGATTCGCGAAATCAGAGTTCAGTGCCGCCCAGAAGGCGACATTGGAATGTGTTGCGGCAAGCAG GACTTCTGGGGTAGCGCAGAGTGAACTTTTCAAAAAATTTAAAATGAAAGGAAATAATTTCTATTTTATTGCAAAGAGTCTTGAATCACAGCGGCTAATAGTTAGACAATCAACTATAATAAAGTTGAAAGACCACGGAGCTGAGAGGGAAGATGCCTCACAGAATAAACATGTTATCAATACCAATTCACTATATCTCTCCCGATATGCCAAGGACTTGAACATGACTTCACAGCAAAGAATTGAGATTACAAAGCCTGAACTACTTGGGAGCAATGAAGAGACCAATGTAGATGCTTTCCAAGAAGATGGAACTTTTGATGTTAACTCCAAGAATGATATATCTATTCATGATTATCTTCCAGCAATGAAAGCCATATGTGATAAACTTGAAGAAGCAAGCGGAAAG GCTCTTGTTGTGTCAGATATAAAAGTCGATCTCGACTACAGGATGGCATATGGGCACAGAGCATGGAGAAAC GTATTGCATAGGCTAAGAGATGCACAACTTGTTGAGACATTTGATGCCGAAGTTGATGATAAG GTTGTCCGCTGTTTGCGTCTGCTGAAAATTTTTGATCCAAATGAGTTTCAGCCAAAAAGTATAGcctcaaattttaaatttgtcaAAAAAGGTCAGGCAACTGATCAAATTTTGGAACTTCCATTAGAGAACTGTATATATGATATGATCAGTGCCCAAGGGACAAAAGGTATTACACTTGTTGAG ATTGGCAAACGTCTTGGACTCAACAATTCGAAAAAACTTCATAAACGAGTATCATCCATGCTAAAAAAATTCGACCTAACATGGGAAGCAGAAGTTCCAGACAAGACATCACAGTACCGAATTTGGACTTCAAAAAACTTCTCACTCTACAAAGCTGGTACTGCTCTGCAAACTTTTGAGGCACTATCAGAAGACTCTGATGATTGTTCGGATTTGTGGTCCCTAGTTCCATCTAAAGGTTTGGATACTTTGGAATCATCTAGTTCACATGGAAAACTACTCTTGCTTGAAGAAGAGAACCATGACGAACCAGTTGGACATCATATCCAGAACAACCTTGATGCTTCTGCTGTAGTTTCTCAGTTAGTTGAAGAAG ATAAAGTTGCTTTGGGTCAGAGGAGGAGGTGTCGGTGCTGTCCATTAACTTCTGATGATCAACGCCATAGAAGGATTCTACACATGTTAAAGGTTGCTTCCCAAGTATTTGTCAA GCTTGGAAAAACACTTTCAGAAATACCTACCAAGGAATACAATCAGCTCATGGATACTCATGCCTATGGTCGACTCTCACGTTTAGTAAATATTTTGGACAAGGTCAAG CTGGTTCAGTTTGCAAAAGAATTCTTAGAAGATGCTGGTGTACCGTCAAATGCCATGTTTACACATTCGATGGAGCTCAGGCCTTACATTGAAGAACCTATACCTAAAATTCTTCCATCTTCCCAACTGAACAATCATCGGAAAATTCGGCATGATTTTGTACTTTCAAAGCACGAGTTTGTTGATTCATATTGGGAAACACTAGAGTGCTGTTATTTAACAGCTGGCTTGGCTGACCCGTTGAGTGCCTTCCCTGGCAGTTCTGTCCCTGAG GTTTCGCATCCTCGTTCATGGAGTACACTAGTCATGACTACTGAGCAACAACTGGAATTGCAACAGCGTATTATGAATGTCAGTGAGAAGGGGAAAATTCCTTTTAAAGACTCTGTTAGAATAGCAAGAGAATTGAATCTCTCTGTAGAGCAG